In Methanobrevibacter boviskoreani JH1, one DNA window encodes the following:
- the thrC gene encoding threonine synthase, with amino-acid sequence MIRCISCGEEFDDNEIIYTCPKCGSILEAVPDFDVDKSIFDGRRQNVWKYKECIPVDETKIVSLDEGGTPFVHCDKIGDELGVDLYVKVEGSNPTGSFKDRGMTVGMTKAMELGVHTVGCASTGNTSASLAAYAARGGLRCVVFLPSGKVALGKLAQAMFHGAEVFSINGNFDQALEAMTELALEKHLYLLNSINPFRLEGQKTIGYEIVHDLGWQSPDRIILPVGNAGNISAIWKGVNEFHNAGFIDDLPMMTGIQAEGAAPVANSFRKHTMDLKPVENPETVATAIRIGNPVSSQKALHAIYDSDGYCETVSDDEILDAQKYLARTEGIGVEPASAASIAGLRKLVDNGVVDKGERVVCVVTGHVLKDPDTAIKACVEPTQIDADVDKLRDIIVNGKKE; translated from the coding sequence ATGATTCGATGTATATCTTGTGGTGAAGAATTTGATGATAATGAAATCATATATACTTGTCCTAAATGTGGATCTATTTTGGAAGCAGTTCCTGATTTTGATGTAGATAAAAGTATATTTGATGGTCGTCGTCAAAATGTATGGAAATATAAAGAATGTATACCTGTTGATGAGACTAAAATTGTATCTTTAGATGAAGGTGGAACTCCATTTGTACACTGCGACAAAATTGGAGATGAGCTTGGCGTAGATCTATACGTTAAAGTGGAGGGCTCAAATCCTACCGGTAGTTTTAAAGATAGGGGTATGACAGTAGGTATGACTAAGGCTATGGAACTTGGTGTTCACACCGTAGGATGCGCTTCAACTGGAAACACTTCCGCTTCACTTGCCGCTTATGCCGCACGTGGAGGACTTAGATGTGTTGTATTCTTACCGTCAGGTAAAGTAGCTTTAGGTAAACTTGCACAGGCAATGTTCCATGGTGCTGAAGTATTTTCTATTAATGGTAATTTCGATCAAGCTCTTGAGGCTATGACAGAACTTGCTCTTGAGAAACACTTATACTTATTAAATTCAATTAATCCTTTCAGATTGGAAGGTCAAAAAACAATTGGATATGAAATTGTACATGATTTAGGTTGGCAATCTCCAGATAGAATAATTTTACCTGTAGGTAATGCTGGAAACATTTCCGCTATTTGGAAAGGTGTAAATGAATTCCATAATGCAGGGTTTATTGATGATTTACCAATGATGACTGGTATCCAAGCGGAAGGTGCAGCTCCTGTTGCAAACTCATTTAGAAAACATACTATGGATTTAAAACCTGTTGAAAATCCTGAAACTGTTGCAACAGCTATTCGTATAGGAAATCCCGTATCTTCACAGAAAGCGTTACATGCTATTTATGATTCCGACGGTTACTGTGAAACCGTATCTGATGATGAGATATTGGATGCTCAAAAATACCTAGCAAGAACTGAGGGTATTGGAGTAGAACCTGCATCTGCTGCATCTATTGCTGGTTTAAGAAAATTAGTAGATAATGGTGTTGTAGATAAAGGTGAACGTGTTGTATGTGTTGTAACTGGTCATGTATTAAAAGATCCGGATACTGCTATTAAAGCATGTGTAGAACCTACTCAGATTGATGCAGATGTTGATAAGTTAAGGGATATTATTGTAAATGGTAAGAAAGAATAG
- a CDS encoding stage II sporulation protein M codes for MNSIKDNIKGLFTYIKMSITVNRKMFYIAILLFVIPTVMAYFMAPFFKSSVEPVISTMRKQITSGQITLTYLSIFSNNFHVLFRMYWGGIVAGILPAILMVFNGLIIGYFLTRGSFMQILLFILPHGIFEIPGLIFGGAAGFTLFKFIYYLIKDIWKPDWDFILNKTTHKDKNGLEFSKGQDISLTNRFIISFDKNNDILIQSFVIFLIGVILLMIAAYIEVYITKDLANYLIQTYHIK; via the coding sequence ATGAATTCTATTAAAGATAATATTAAAGGATTGTTTACATACATTAAAATGTCAATTACTGTAAATAGGAAGATGTTTTATATTGCTATTTTATTGTTTGTCATACCAACAGTTATGGCATATTTTATGGCCCCTTTCTTTAAATCTTCAGTGGAACCTGTAATAAGCACAATGAGAAAACAAATTACCTCTGGTCAAATTACATTAACCTATCTGTCAATATTCTCAAATAATTTCCATGTATTATTTAGGATGTATTGGGGTGGAATTGTAGCCGGTATACTTCCTGCAATATTGATGGTTTTTAACGGATTGATTATAGGTTACTTCTTGACACGGGGATCTTTCATGCAAATATTGTTGTTCATTCTCCCCCATGGAATATTTGAGATTCCGGGATTAATATTTGGTGGTGCTGCAGGATTTACCTTATTTAAGTTTATTTATTATCTTATTAAAGACATTTGGAAACCAGATTGGGATTTTATTTTAAATAAAACCACCCATAAAGATAAAAATGGTTTAGAATTCAGCAAAGGTCAGGATATTTCTTTAACTAATAGATTTATCATATCCTTTGATAAGAACAATGATATCCTAATACAATCATTTGTTATATTTTTGATAGGTGTTATTTTACTTATGATTGCAGCATATATAGAAGTGTATATTACAAAGGATCTTGCAAATTATTTAATACAGACTTACCATATTAAATAA
- a CDS encoding tryptophan--tRNA ligase, with product MLDPWTADAFDYDKLVKQFGIKDFEDELNKIDNPHRLMRRKVIFGQRDFDKITNLINSNKPFAVVSGMMPSGQMHIGHKMVVDQLKWYQDHGAKLSLPIADMEAYAARGISFEKGKELAVNEYLTNYIALGLDLTKDDVDVYLQSQNQVLKDLSFRASLKTNFSEMKAIYGFTNSTNLAHVNSPLMQVADILIPQVEENGGPINTVVPVGIDQDPHLRLTRDIANKLHDELGFLVPSSTYHRFLTGLTGAKMSSSKPKTAIFLNDETKDAVKKLKSAKTGGRESLQEQKEKGGQPDQCVIFEVLLYHLMDDDKELEKVKEECLNGTLLCGDCKNRTCQLLSEFMDDLHIKQEEANEIAQTLFD from the coding sequence ATGCTCGACCCATGGACTGCAGATGCATTTGATTATGATAAACTAGTAAAACAATTTGGTATTAAAGATTTTGAAGACGAACTTAATAAAATTGACAATCCTCATAGATTAATGAGAAGGAAAGTTATATTCGGTCAAAGGGATTTTGATAAAATTACAAATCTCATTAACTCAAATAAACCATTTGCCGTTGTAAGTGGTATGATGCCATCTGGACAAATGCATATAGGTCATAAAATGGTTGTAGATCAACTTAAATGGTATCAGGATCATGGAGCAAAATTATCCTTACCTATTGCAGATATGGAAGCTTATGCTGCAAGGGGAATTAGTTTTGAGAAGGGTAAAGAATTGGCTGTTAATGAGTATCTTACAAATTATATAGCACTTGGTCTGGATTTAACTAAAGACGATGTTGATGTTTATCTTCAATCTCAAAATCAGGTATTAAAGGATTTATCTTTTAGAGCATCTCTTAAAACTAATTTCAGTGAAATGAAAGCTATCTATGGATTTACTAATTCAACTAATCTCGCCCATGTAAATTCACCTCTTATGCAGGTTGCAGATATTTTGATTCCTCAGGTAGAAGAGAATGGAGGCCCTATCAATACTGTTGTACCTGTTGGTATAGATCAGGATCCTCATTTAAGGCTTACAAGGGATATTGCAAATAAACTTCATGACGAGTTAGGATTTTTAGTACCTTCAAGTACCTATCACAGATTCTTAACAGGATTGACAGGTGCTAAGATGTCTTCAAGTAAACCTAAAACTGCAATATTTTTAAATGATGAGACTAAAGATGCGGTTAAAAAATTAAAATCTGCAAAAACCGGTGGTAGGGAATCCCTTCAGGAACAAAAAGAGAAAGGTGGACAACCTGATCAATGTGTTATTTTTGAAGTATTGTTATATCATCTAATGGATGATGATAAAGAACTTGAAAAGGTTAAAGAGGAATGTTTAAATGGTACACTTCTCTGTGGTGATTGTAAAAACAGAACCTGCCAATTACTTTCCGAGTTTATGGACGATTTACACATTAAACAAGAAGAGGCAAATGAGATTGCCCAAACGTTATTTGATTAA
- the endA gene encoding tRNA-intron lyase: MRGDLYDEIVTVPITETSRRPIALNEKSHFGKLTDKALELSLIEAAYLMKNNRLDIYKDDVKCEPSYIINLIKERDIYGKFLVYSDLKNRGYVIKTGFKYGSEFRLYERGLAPGKGHSNYLVKVVYEKYEINALDFASYVRVAHGVNKNLLLAVVDDDLDITYYNIEWTRP, from the coding sequence ATGCGTGGAGATTTATATGATGAGATAGTGACTGTTCCAATAACTGAGACTTCAAGAAGACCTATAGCATTAAATGAAAAAAGTCACTTTGGAAAATTAACAGATAAGGCTTTAGAGTTATCTTTAATTGAGGCAGCATATTTGATGAAGAACAATCGTTTAGATATTTATAAAGATGATGTTAAATGTGAACCTTCCTATATTATTAACTTAATAAAAGAAAGAGATATTTATGGGAAATTCCTTGTTTATTCAGATTTAAAGAATAGGGGATATGTTATAAAAACAGGATTTAAATATGGTTCTGAATTTAGATTATATGAACGGGGTTTGGCTCCTGGTAAAGGTCATTCCAACTATCTTGTAAAAGTGGTATATGAAAAGTATGAGATAAATGCTCTTGATTTTGCAAGCTATGTTAGAGTGGCACATGGTGTAAATAAGAATCTTCTACTTGCTGTTGTAGATGATGATCTGGATATAACATATTATAACATAGAATGGACAAGACCATAA
- a CDS encoding metal-dependent transcriptional regulator → MAKKPISENIEEYLETLYRQSCLTDQVSTNTLAKELGVAPGSVTQMLKKLEGLGYINYIPYKGARLTKEGSKIAQKITRKHRILELFLRNDLKIKPENVHEQACEMEHSLSDEAERALCQRLHQPDVCPEGSLIPACDYDFENCEDCMDYDLDIDNKQLRKYNLLSLTQIREGKGGIVSFIRGNNYHSEKLRKLNIDIGTYIEIIERDKSKDFLIITIDGKENPIERDLANNIFLNTNVNL, encoded by the coding sequence ATGGCAAAAAAACCAATTAGTGAAAATATAGAGGAATATTTGGAAACTTTATATAGGCAATCCTGTTTAACAGATCAGGTTTCTACAAACACATTGGCTAAAGAGTTAGGCGTTGCACCTGGAAGTGTAACTCAAATGCTTAAAAAATTGGAGGGTTTGGGATATATTAATTATATTCCTTATAAAGGAGCTCGTTTAACTAAAGAGGGTAGTAAAATCGCTCAAAAAATTACTAGAAAACACAGAATTTTAGAGTTATTCCTTAGAAACGATTTAAAAATCAAACCTGAAAATGTTCACGAACAAGCATGTGAAATGGAACATTCATTATCTGATGAGGCGGAAAGAGCTTTATGTCAAAGGTTACACCAACCTGATGTATGTCCTGAGGGAAGTCTTATCCCTGCATGTGATTATGACTTTGAAAACTGTGAAGATTGTATGGATTATGATTTGGATATAGATAATAAACAGTTAAGAAAATATAATCTTCTTTCATTGACTCAGATTAGGGAAGGTAAAGGGGGCATTGTCTCATTTATTCGAGGTAATAACTATCACTCTGAAAAGCTTCGAAAACTCAATATTGATATAGGTACCTATATTGAAATTATTGAAAGGGATAAATCTAAGGATTTTTTAATAATTACTATAGATGGAAAGGAGAATCCCATTGAAAGAGATTTAGCAAACAATATATTTTTAAATACTAATGTAAATTTATAA